The DNA window TAAAACAATGTAAAAACCGCCAATTGTCATGCAGCTCAAAATCGCAAGCCAGCCTAACATTTTGCCTTTTTTACCCAATACTTTTCCGTAGGCGCTAACGACAGGAAGCTTCCACTGGTATCCAATCAACCCTTCAAGCAGCAACATCGGAACACCAAGGCTAAGAAGAGCGATAAAATAAGGAATTAGAAACGCGCCTCCTCCATTTTTGTAAACTTGAGCACTAAAAGCCAGCACGTTAGCAAATCCAACAGCTGAGCCAATTAATGACCAAATATAACCCGACTGTTTGTTCCATGTGTCGGATGAATGATTCGACATGGATGCTCCCTTTTTGAAAGTTGTAAGAACTATTTTAAAATATTTTTTAATTTTAGCCAAGGATAACATTTTAAAGACCTAATAATCAAGGAATAATTCTTTTATTGAAATCGAGCTGCCTGTACTTCGAGCTTGCTTCAGATTGCATGAAAGAGTAGATAAAGATTAGATCTGTTTTTTTGGGGAAACGCATATTTTATGCAGAAGAGCTTGATTATACTTATTTTGTTTTTGTCTTTCTTCGCCACAGCCCTAGCCGTTTCTCAAGAAAAAGTGTTAACGCTAGAGGAGGGAATTCAACGCGTACTCGCTTGCTCTCCTCAGTTAAAAATGAGTGAGGCAGAGGCAGAAGAAAAAAAAGGACTTCATGTTCAGGCGGGATTTTATCCCAACCCTATTTTGTCCTATAGCGTCGAAAACGTTTTTGGAAATCGCAATTGGCATGGATGGAATGCGGCCGAATCTCGCTATGAATACGCGCAATTAATTGAAACAGGAGGGAAGAGAGAACTTCGGTCCAAAACAACCGATTATCTTTTTCGAGCAGCCTGTCTAGGTGTGGAAGTTGCCAAACTTCAACTTTTGAATCGCTTTACGAGAGCCTTTATTGATCTTGTGGCGGCACAAGAGCAATTGCGCATTGTGAAAGAACAAAACAAAATTGCTAAAGAAGTTTTATATGTTGTTTCGGCAAAAGTGGAGGCTGGGAAAGTGTCCATCATCCAAAAGCATAAGGCCGAAATTAGCGTTGCGAACGCGGATATTTTATTAGAAAAGGTTCGAGTAAATTTTGAAACGGCTCGTGAGCAAGTCTCTCAATTTTGGGGGGAGACAGTGCCTGATTTTGAGAGTGTGGGCTTTAATTTTTATTTTATCCAAGCTCCCCAATCTCTAGATGCCTATTTGGCTTACTTACACGACCATCCAGAATGGATTCAAGCCCAACTCGAGCAAAGCGCGAGTCTGCAAAGTGTTTATTTAGAGAAGTCGCTTGCAATTCCAGATGTAACCCTATCTGTTGGGTATAAGACTATACGGGACACACACAATCAAGGCATGATATTAGGTGCCTCATTGCCTATTCCGGTATTTAATCGAAATCAAGGAAATATTGAAAAATCACGAGCCAATCTACGCAAATTGGAAGATTCATTTATGGCCTTGCAAGTTTTATTAGAGAATAAATCAGCTGCAATACACCGAGAGTTTATGCGTAGTTATCATGAATCGAAACGATTAAAAGAAGGGATTTTAGAAGCGGCATTACAAGCTTTTAAATTATCTGAAGAAGGTTATAGAGAGGGGAAATTTGAATATTTAGACATGCTGGATTCACAAAGGACCCTATTTGAGATCGAAGATCATTATGTCCAAGCTTTAAAAAATTATCATAGCAAACAGGCCGAACTTCGGTATTTAAGCAGTCAGGTTGATTAGGATGGAAAGAAAAATAATCTTGCTTATTGGAGGCGTTCTGCTTTTTCTCATGCTGTGGTTTGGATGGGGCGCCGAGAGAAAGACAGAGGTAAATGATGGAGATAAAGTTGCTGTGCATGACCATGCCCAAGAAAATTTTATTCATTTGACGCCTCAGCAGATTAAAGATTTTGACATTCAAATTAAGGAGGCCTCATCAGGAGAGCTAGACCTTCAGCTATCAGCCCGAGGAAAAATTGTGTTGCATCCCGATCGTCTTGCGCATGTTCTTCCCAAAATTTCGGGTGTTGTCAAGGAAGCCAAGAAAAATATCGGGGATACCGTCAAACAAGGAGAGCCACTTGCGGTTTTTGAGAGTCGTGAAATTGCGGATATGAAGGCGACGTATCTAGCTGCTTTAGAAAAAATGCGGTTAAGTAAATCTCTTTTTGAACGAGAATCCCGTTTATATGACAAAAAAATTTCTCCCGAACAAGATTATTTGAATGCAAAATCGTCTTATGAGGATTCCAAAATACAATTACAACTCGCTAAGCAGAAGTTGCAGGCTTTGGGGATCAATGATGAAGCCCTTTCTGATTTTGCACAGGAAAATGACCCCTCTCTCCGTTTATATACCGTTTATGCACCAATAGATGGAACTATTTTACAACGGCACATTACGACCGGAGAATTTGTAGAAAGTACTGCTGTCATTTATGAAGTCGCAGATGTGTCTAAAGTATGGGTTGAAATAGGGATTTACCCCAAAGATGCTTACAAAGTCAAAGAAGGGCAGCATGTGGAAATCACAATTCCAATTGAAAACCTCACAGCAGATGCCAAAATTATCTACTTAAGTCCCATCATTCAAGAAGAAACCATCACAGCAAAAGCCATTGCAGAATTGCAAAATGATGAGAACAAATGGAGACCGGGAACATTTGTGACGGTGAATATCGGAACAAAAAAAGTTCCTGCCGATATTGTTGTGCCAAAAGAGGCCATTCAAAATATTAACGGACAGGATGTTCTCTTCATTAAAACGCACGATGGCTTTGAGAGCCGAGAGATTCAAAAGGGAACGAGTGATAAAAACAATGTGGAAGTGCTTTCGGGCATTAAATCCGGAGAAAAATATGCGGCTTCACACACGTTTTTATTAAAAGCTGAACTAGGCAAAGCTGAAGCGGAGCATGAACATTAATGATTCACGCGATTTTGCAAAGAGCCTTACGTTATCCCTACGCGGTCATTTTTATCACTTTAGTTGTTGCTGCCTATGGAATTTATTCTTTCACACAACTCCCTATCGATGCTGTTCCAGATATCACGAATAATCAGGTCCAAATTAACACGGTGTTACCAGGTTTTTCACCTGTTCAGATGGAAAAACAAGTGACCTATGTGATTGAAACCGCTCTAGCAGGTATTCCAGGTTTACAGTTAACTCGGTCACTAACCAGAAATGGATTTTCACAAGTGACAGCTATTTTCGATGATCATTTGGATCTATATTTTGCGCGTCAGCAAATTAATGAAAGACTAGGAACGATCAAACAGAATCTTCCCGAAGGGGCGGATGTGCGGATGGGTCCTATCTCCACAGGTCTTGGGGAAGTGTATATGTGGACCGTAGATTTCAAACATCCGAACGGGAAAGATGCTCAATTCACTCCAGGATCTCCAGGCTGGCAAAAAGAAGATGTTTATTTAACTCCTGAAGGGCAGCTATTAAAAACGGATGTTGAAAAATTTGCCTATTTGAGAACCGTGCAAGATTGGATCATTAAGCCCCAGCTGAAAGAGGTTCGGGGATTGGCAGATGTGGATTCAATTGGAGGATATGTACGTCAATATCATGTAGAGCCCAATATTGAGCGCATGATTGCCCTAGGTTTAAGCTATCATGAAATCATGGATGCCCTTAAAAAGAATAACACAAGCATTGGCCCTGGCTATATTGAAAAGGGAGGCGAGTCATTTTTAATTAAATCGGATGAACGCTTAGAATCTCCCAGCGAAA is part of the Parachlamydia acanthamoebae genome and encodes:
- a CDS encoding efflux RND transporter periplasmic adaptor subunit, which encodes MERKIILLIGGVLLFLMLWFGWGAERKTEVNDGDKVAVHDHAQENFIHLTPQQIKDFDIQIKEASSGELDLQLSARGKIVLHPDRLAHVLPKISGVVKEAKKNIGDTVKQGEPLAVFESREIADMKATYLAALEKMRLSKSLFERESRLYDKKISPEQDYLNAKSSYEDSKIQLQLAKQKLQALGINDEALSDFAQENDPSLRLYTVYAPIDGTILQRHITTGEFVESTAVIYEVADVSKVWVEIGIYPKDAYKVKEGQHVEITIPIENLTADAKIIYLSPIIQEETITAKAIAELQNDENKWRPGTFVTVNIGTKKVPADIVVPKEAIQNINGQDVLFIKTHDGFESREIQKGTSDKNNVEVLSGIKSGEKYAASHTFLLKAELGKAEAEHEH
- a CDS encoding TolC family protein, producing the protein MQKSLIILILFLSFFATALAVSQEKVLTLEEGIQRVLACSPQLKMSEAEAEEKKGLHVQAGFYPNPILSYSVENVFGNRNWHGWNAAESRYEYAQLIETGGKRELRSKTTDYLFRAACLGVEVAKLQLLNRFTRAFIDLVAAQEQLRIVKEQNKIAKEVLYVVSAKVEAGKVSIIQKHKAEISVANADILLEKVRVNFETAREQVSQFWGETVPDFESVGFNFYFIQAPQSLDAYLAYLHDHPEWIQAQLEQSASLQSVYLEKSLAIPDVTLSVGYKTIRDTHNQGMILGASLPIPVFNRNQGNIEKSRANLRKLEDSFMALQVLLENKSAAIHREFMRSYHESKRLKEGILEAALQAFKLSEEGYREGKFEYLDMLDSQRTLFEIEDHYVQALKNYHSKQAELRYLSSQVD